A stretch of DNA from Spirosoma endbachense:
TGCAGGCCCAGACCAGTACGCGGGTCCATAATGTGTGAGTAACGTCGACCCTTATACTCCAGAAACCGGTAGGTGTCGCCCGATGTCGTTATGGCAGCATTTTTGAGAAAAACGGTTGCGGTATCGGGATCTCCGGCCTTTCCTGATCCAATACCGACACGCCAGCCTGCCGGGTTATCTGGCGGTGGATCGCCTACCAGAATATCACCCCCAATGTCTATCAGCGCCGACTGAATTCCGAACTGGTGCAATACTGTCAACGCTTCATCGATAGCAAAACCTTGCCCAATACCACCCACATCCAGACGCATACCCGACCGTCGAAGCTTTACTGAATGATGAATGCTATCTAACTCCATTAACCGATAACCCACTGACCGCCTGGCCCGACGACGTTCTTTTGCCGTTGGAAATTCCTTTCGTCGAACGGCTCTTCGCCATAAAAGCGACAAGGGTCCGACGGTTGGATCAAAGCGCCCGTTTGAGAGTCGGGCTATGGTTTGTGCCTTATTCAAGACATCGAATAACTCAGCAGACACAGGTACCCATTGGCCGGAACCACCGGTTGCCGATAAACGATTAATTTCGGAACCGTCCAGATAATCGCTCATGATCTGATTCAGGGAGTCCATTCTGGCCGAAACGGCGGCATTGGCTCGCTGTGCCATTACACTATCAGCCGTATAAAAAATTACATTGAACTGCGTGCCCATCAAACCCCGATGAAACGTAAAGCGATGTGCAACCGATTGAGCCGTACAAAAGGTAGAAAGGAATAAGGTGGCGATCAGCAGATGTATTGCCAGTCGAGAAGGAAATAGGGTGCGTCTTAAGCGTTTATGACGTAAATTTATTAACCTGTAGAAGTGTTTCCACTGAAATTGAGATAAGGCTTCTACGGGAAATTTTGCTAATCGTATTATGGTCACGATCAAAAATAAATTCGTTTTACTGGCCGCTGCCTTCTGGATAATCGGAATTGTGCTTCTCCTGATTGGTGCATGGGCCAGAAATAACCATTCCGATGCAGCCGGGACCTTACTGACACTAGGCATTCTGGGTCAGGCTATTGGCTTCGGCTTTTTGGGTTTTGCTATTATGCAGGCTGTTCTGAAGAAAAAGTAGTATTCTTATTCTTGGATCAAGCCTTGAATAAATCCTCGATCACAAATTGAAAATCGGGTACCACAGGGGCGGCTGAACAAACATCCTGCCCTTTAAATACCCTGATATCATCGGGCGAGGAGTAGGCATAAATTTTCTGTTGTTTCTGAGCAATGTACCAGACCAGCTGAACACCCGCATCAAAGTAGTCCTGCACTTTCTCCAGCACGTCGTTCTGCGACTCTGAGTCCGATAAAATCTCGATGGCTAAGGGAGGCATAAAGCGTTTACCTATTTTAGCTTCTCTTATCTGCTCATCGGTGAAAATAGCCAAATCAGGGATTCGTTTGCGAAACGCATCGACATACGCATCTCCTTCTGACAACATTTCTGCTCCTTGCTGGTATAACTGTGTTTTGGCAAAGGCACGCATTAAAAATCGAGCAATAAACAATTCTTCCTGCTTCATGGCGGGTTTCCTGATGATTCTTCCCCGCACGAACTCGTAGTTTACATCCGTTTTTTTACGGGCAAGCCACTTTTCGAATTCGGCAACCGTTTGCGGTGCCGACCGACGTTTCGCGCGGGATGTGGTTATCTTCGTTTCCATATTGAGCAGTTGGTTTATCAACCGTTATTGCCGACATAAGTCTGCACTGAAAGAATTTATTCCAGGCTGAAGTCAAATCTACAAAATTCCGGCCTCCTGGCGGTCTATCTGCGAGACTTTGTTGCGCAGGTACATGTCCACGAGCACCAAAGCGGCCATTGCCTCGACGATAGGCACGGCACGCGGTACAACACATGGATCATGTCGGCCTTTTCCTGAAACAGTTACCGGCTGGCCATGAATATCTACGCTGTCCTGATCCTGCATGATGGTCGCTACGGGTTTGAAAGCGGTGCGAAAGTAAATGTCTTCGCCGTTACTGATTCCACCCTGAATTCCCCCCGACTGGTTGGTTTTGGTACGAACTCGCCCTTGTTCATCC
This window harbors:
- a CDS encoding FAD:protein FMN transferase, producing the protein MGTQFNVIFYTADSVMAQRANAAVSARMDSLNQIMSDYLDGSEINRLSATGGSGQWVPVSAELFDVLNKAQTIARLSNGRFDPTVGPLSLLWRRAVRRKEFPTAKERRRARRSVGYRLMELDSIHHSVKLRRSGMRLDVGGIGQGFAIDEALTVLHQFGIQSALIDIGGDILVGDPPPDNPAGWRVGIGSGKAGDPDTATVFLKNAAITTSGDTYRFLEYKGRRYSHIMDPRTGLGLHHFVRATVMAPNGYHADALTKVFSVAGLTKSRRLINRWPGANLLIIETKKGQLRQWQLAPFR
- a CDS encoding Uma2 family endonuclease translates to METKITTSRAKRRSAPQTVAEFEKWLARKKTDVNYEFVRGRIIRKPAMKQEELFIARFLMRAFAKTQLYQQGAEMLSEGDAYVDAFRKRIPDLAIFTDEQIREAKIGKRFMPPLAIEILSDSESQNDVLEKVQDYFDAGVQLVWYIAQKQQKIYAYSSPDDIRVFKGQDVCSAAPVVPDFQFVIEDLFKA